TGAGTCCGCAGACGCCTATGCCGTATTCGTGTGCGTTTGCACGACAATGGACCCAATGTGTCGTGTCGACATTGATCGGGCTCTGTACCTTTATTCCAGCGTGAATGGCGGGTCGCTGGAGCAGTTCGAGACTGCCGGCAACTGGCTGGTTAAATACGGCTTCCTTAAAAGAGATGGGTCGGGCCTGGCAGTGCAGGACCCTATCGAAGTCATCCGGCGTGATGACTTTTTCTATAACGGCATGGTTGAGTCATTTCTCGAATTGCTCGACAGTGATGCTGCCCGACAGAAGGTCGCTGCACGGGAGCAGCAGCGCTCTCGCCGGGAGAAGTGGCGCCAGGAGCAGCCCTGGAACCGCTTCAGATCGAGCCGCCGCAGGGACAAATGAACGCCGGACGCTTCGGGAAGCCATCAGATCGGAGTTCACGCCGACAGGTCGTGGCTTACCTCCCATCCGATGAGGCGGATCAGATCAGGTCGCGAGCGGCGGCCGCCGGCGAGACCATTCAGGAGACGATCGCCAAGGCGGTAAACATCCGGCTCGCCGCGTATGGCATCGGCCCTGTGCTGAACGAGCTCAAGCTCTCCCATTTCGTGCGAAAGCAGCAGGCTGCTGCTGTTCGACCCGTCGACGGCCATACGGCAGCACGGCAAGGCACGAAGATTCTTGCAGGATGGTTTGATCGTCAGGAAGTCATCACCTTCGGAGCGGTGTGTGCCGAACTCGGGATGCCTGCGCAGGTCATCATTGTCGAGGGACTGGCGGATCTGGCGACGCGAAACACGCCTGACCAAGCCGTTGGTGGATAGCGTCGCCGCATTGACAGAATCGACTCGCACTAATCGAGCGCAAACCTCAAGGATGTGACGTTCAATCCTCTGAGACCCTGTTCATGCGTGAAGTTGCGGCAAGCCTTGCCCCGTCTGCTGTGAAGCTCCGCAACCTCGTGGGCTTCGTCGAGTGTGTTGCGGCCATTGCCGAGGTCGCGCCAAAGTCGCTGCGCACCGCAAATAGCCTCGCACGCGCTTGCCAGGCGATCGCAAAGAAGTACGTCGACACCAAAGCCATCGCCGCCGTGGTGGCCATCAAGGAAGGAAACCGCACCGTTGGGCATCGCGTTGCGGGTCCCGAGGATGCGGTTGCGATTGCACACGCCGTAGCGCATCGCCGGGCTTTGCCAGTTCAGCTGCATGGTCCGTTCGTTCCCGCTCTCGCGAAAAAATCGGGGCTGAGGCTCGCGAGAGTTCGTCCGCTGTCGAAAGATCCTGCAGTGGACGCGATGATGCGTTTCGCTGTCACGGACTTCGCGATGCGCCGCACCAGCCGCTTCGTTTCTGGTCACGGCAGCGGCTGGCATTCAGCCCTGCTGCTTCAGTCGGAAGGGTCTGCCGGCCCGGTGTTCAAGGTGCTTGCGGTATCCGACCCTGGGTGCACACAGGTCCATATCGCTGAGCTCGTGATGCAGCGCGATCATGCCGGCTTCACCTTCACCGACGCGGGGGACCAGGCACTGCGCGCGGCAGTGGACCAGGCGATTTTGGCGGGGCGTGAGACCAAATTCGGCGTCGAAGACGTGGTGCCGATGCATGATCATGTCCGCAATTTCCTCAATCGGACATCCCCTTTACTCGACGAGGTCGATCGGAAGCGCCTGATCCATGTTATTCGGCGCGCGGGTGCCATCGGCAATCAGGCCGCGATCGCAAAATTCCGGCGGTCGTTGTCTGAACAGCTTCAGCGCTACGCCTCGAGGGTGGGCGGTGCGTTCGTCTCCTTCGAGGCGATCGAGAAGTTTCTTCTCGCCAGGGCAGGATGGGACGAGCAGCACTACACCCGGATGAACCAGGCTTTCTCCGTTCTGAAGTGGCTCGACCCCAAAAAGATCAGCAACGAGCTCGTGCACCTCATCACCGCCGGCCGTCCGATCGAGGAGGTCATCCGGCTAAGATGCAAGCTCGCCAGGCCACTGCACCCCAAGGCCGTGAAGGTCGCAATCACCATGCGAGGCAAGCTATCGGCGCCGGCCGCGGCGCTGATTGCTTGCCTCGATGCCCTCTATAAGCACGACCCCCATGTTCCACTTCTGGGTCGCGCGGAGCTGGCAGCCATCAGCCTGGTGATTCAAGACCAGTCAGACCGTAGCAGTCTGCTCGCGGACATACCGCGGATCTTGCTGGCGCATCGCGATGACGATGGTCGCTTCTGCTATCCGGGGAAGGGCCTGCAGGACGTCTATGGCTGGATGGCGAGATCCCTGAATGCAATGGACATGCAGCGCGGTATCGTGCGCTTCAAGGCTGGTGCTGCATCGTTGGATGCCCTGTTCCCGGCCGGTCGACGCGTTCACGCTCTCAAAGCTCTCAACGAGCGCTGGCATGCCTCGATTACCTCAGATTCAGAGGTCCTCCGCAAGAAGATCGAGGCCATCCGCTTGAATCATCGCGTCCACGCCGACGAGGACGAGGACATGCTGATGGCGGACCTCTACCCCCATCCCATGAGCGCAGCCACAACGGTGGCCGGCGTCGCGATAACGCCTCTGGTGACTGAGGACGCCATCTTCGCAGAGGGCCACAAGATGAACCACTGCGTCGCAAGCTTCGTCGCCGATGCGGCCTCGGGTGCCTGTTTTCTGGTTTCGTTGACCTGCGATGAGGGTTCCTCGACCGCCGAGCTGCGCCTCACGCCCTACCAGGAAGGTGACGACATCAGTGCGGAATGGCGGCTGGAGATCGTTCAGCACCTGGGACCGGGAAACGTCGACCCGCTGACGAAGCACGTGTCGGCGCTGGAGGGCCTGCTGCGCCAGATCGGGCTTGAGACCTTGCCGGCACTTGCAGAGCGGGTGGAGCGGGCTCATGCTTCTGCCGAGACGCTTTCCGACGTCAAATCCGGCGCGTTGACCATCGAGGGCCAGACCATGATCGCGGATCTGCACTTCGAGGCGGTGAAGAGCTACCTGCC
This genomic window from Bosea sp. RAC05 contains:
- a CDS encoding PcfJ domain-containing protein, whose amino-acid sequence is MREVAASLAPSAVKLRNLVGFVECVAAIAEVAPKSLRTANSLARACQAIAKKYVDTKAIAAVVAIKEGNRTVGHRVAGPEDAVAIAHAVAHRRALPVQLHGPFVPALAKKSGLRLARVRPLSKDPAVDAMMRFAVTDFAMRRTSRFVSGHGSGWHSALLLQSEGSAGPVFKVLAVSDPGCTQVHIAELVMQRDHAGFTFTDAGDQALRAAVDQAILAGRETKFGVEDVVPMHDHVRNFLNRTSPLLDEVDRKRLIHVIRRAGAIGNQAAIAKFRRSLSEQLQRYASRVGGAFVSFEAIEKFLLARAGWDEQHYTRMNQAFSVLKWLDPKKISNELVHLITAGRPIEEVIRLRCKLARPLHPKAVKVAITMRGKLSAPAAALIACLDALYKHDPHVPLLGRAELAAISLVIQDQSDRSSLLADIPRILLAHRDDDGRFCYPGKGLQDVYGWMARSLNAMDMQRGIVRFKAGAASLDALFPAGRRVHALKALNERWHASITSDSEVLRKKIEAIRLNHRVHADEDEDMLMADLYPHPMSAATTVAGVAITPLVTEDAIFAEGHKMNHCVASFVADAASGACFLVSLTCDEGSSTAELRLTPYQEGDDISAEWRLEIVQHLGPGNVDPLTKHVSALEGLLRQIGLETLPALAERVERAHASAETLSDVKSGALTIEGQTMIADLHFEAVKSYLPNHWRRMGRRMLVDYLVQNYALDEMPRRNAA